The following proteins come from a genomic window of Lolium rigidum isolate FL_2022 chromosome 5, APGP_CSIRO_Lrig_0.1, whole genome shotgun sequence:
- the LOC124657857 gene encoding importin subunit beta-1-like yields MSLDVTQILLSAQSPDGSVRKHAEESLKQFQEQNLPSFLLSLSSELANNEKPEESRRLAGLILKNALDAKEQHRKNELFQRWLALDAGVKGQIKALLLQTLSSPVASARSTSSQVIAKIAGIEIPQKLWPELIASLLSNIHQVQPNVKQATLETLGYLCEEVSPEAVDQDQVNKILTAVVQGMNASEGNSEVRLAATRALYNALGFAQVNFSNDMERDYIMRVVCEATQSPEMKIRQAAFECLVAISSTYYDKLATYMQDIFNITAKAVRGDEESVALQAIEFWSSICDEEIDILDEYSSEFTADSDVPCYYFIKQALPALVPMLLETLLKQEDDQDLDEGAWNLAMAGGTCLGLVARTVGDDIVPLVMPFVEENITKSEWRQREAATYAFGSILEGPSADKLTPLVNVALNFMLSALVKDPNNHVKDTTAWTLGRIFEFLHGSALETAPVITSENCHQILTVLLQSMKDVPNVAEKACGALYFLAQGYVDAGSASPLTPFFQDIVQALLVTSHREDAGESRLRTAAYETLNEVVRCSTEETAPIVMQLVPVIMMELHQTLEAGKLSTDEKEKRSDLQGLLCGCLQVIIQKLGGMESTKFAFLQYADQMMDLFLRVFACRNATVHEEAMLSIGALAYAAGSNFAKYMAQFYQYLEMGLQNFEEYQVCAITVGVVGDLCRALEDKILPYCDGIMTQLLKDLSSNQLHRSVKPPIFSCFGDIALAIGENFEKYLIYAMPMLQSAADLSAHANAADDEMLDYTNQLRNGILEAYSGILQGFKSSPKTQLLMPYAPHILQFLDALYNGKDMDDSVMKTAIGVLGDLADTLGVHAGPLINQSTSSKQFLDECLSSDDPLVKESADWARIAISRAVSG; encoded by the exons ATGTCGTTGGATGTTACTCAAATACTCTTGAGCGCACAGTCTCCTGATGGCTCGGTTAGGAAGCATGCTGAAGAAAGCCTCAAGCAGTTTCAGGAGCAAAACCTCCCAAGTTTCTTGCTCTCCCTATCAAGTGAGTTGGCCAACAATGAAAAACCGGAGGAGAGCCGCAGGTTGGCTGGTCTGATCCTCAAGAATGCGCTGGATGCAAAGGAGCAGCACAGGAAGAACGAACTTTTCCAGAGATGGCTGGCACTGGATGCTGGTGTCAAGGGACAAATTAAAGCACTGCTGCTGCAAACTCTCTCATCTCCTGTTGCCAGTGCCAGATCTACGTCTTCTCAAGTCATTGCCAAGATTGCTGGCATTGAGATCCCCCAGAAGCTATGGCCTGAGCTGATAGCATCATTGCTCTCCAACATACATCAGGTGCAGCCAAACGTCAAGCAGGCGACGCTGGAGACACTTGGTTATTTATGTGAGGAAGTTTCTCCGGAAGCTGTTGACCAGGACCAGGTCAACAAGATACTTACCGCTGTTGTTCAGGGTATGAATGCTTCTGAAGGGAACTCCGAAGTGAGGCTTGCAGCCACACGAGCATTGTACAATGCATTGGGCTTTGCTCAGGTTAACTTCTCCAATGATATGGAGCGCGATTATATTATGAGAGTTGTTTGTGAAGCAACACAGTCACCAGAGATGAAGATAAGACAGGCCGCCTTTGAGTGTTTGGTGGCTATTTCGTCTACTTATTACGATAAGCTGGCCACATACATGCAGGACATATTTAATATCACTGCAAAGGCTGTGAGGGGAGACGAGGAGTCAGTTGCACTTCAGGCTATTGAATTCTGGAGTTCCATATGTGATGAGGAAATTGACATATTGGATGAGTACAGTAGCGAGTTTACAGCTGATTCTGATGTTCCTTGCTACTATTTTATCAAGCAAGCTCTTCCTGCCTTAGTGCCCATGCTGCTGGAGACTCTCCTCAAGCAGGAAGACGACCAAGACTTGGATGAAGGTGCTTGGAATCTTGCAATGGCTGGGGGTACTTGTTTAGGCCTGGTGGCAAGGACTGTTGGGGATGATATTGTTCCTCTTGTAATGCCTTTTGTTGAGGAGAATATAACGAAATCTGAATGGAGGCAGAGAGAGGCTGCAACATATGCTTTTGGATCCATTTTGGAGGGTCCATCAGCTGATAAACTGACCCCTCTAGTTAATGTCGCCTTGAATTTTATGCTGTCTGCATTGGTAAAAGACCCAAATAACCATGTCAAGGACACAACTGCTTGGACCCTCGGAAGAATATTCGAGTTTCTTCATGGTTCTGCACTTGAAACAGCTCCTGTCATTACATCTGAGAACTGCCATCAAATACTTACTGTGCTGCTTCAAAGCATGAAGGATGTCCCAAATGTGGCAGAAAAGGCATGTGGGGCACTCTATTTCCTTGCTCAAGGCTATGTGGATGCTGGATCAGCATCGCCATTAACCCCTTTCTTTCAAGATATTGTTCAGGCCCTTCTTGTGACCAGTCACAGAGAGGATGCTGGAGAATCCAGGCTTCGTACTGCAGCTTATGAGACTCTAAACGAAGTTGTCAGGTGCTCCACTGAGGAGACAGCTCCTATTGTTATGCAGCTGGTACCTGTGATTATGATGGAACTCCACCAGACACTTGAAGCAGGAAAGTTGTCAACTGATGAGAAGGAGAAGCGGAGCGATCTGCAGGGTCTTCTTTGTGGTTGTTTGCAGGTCATTATCCAGAAGTTGGGAGGGATGGAGTCAACAAAGTTTGCCTTCTTACAGTATGCGGATCAGATGATGGATCTGTTTCTGAGAGTTTTTGCTTGTCGGAATGCCACAGTGCATGAGGAGGCAATGCTTTCTATTGGTGCATTGGCATATGCAGCCGGTTCGAATTTCGCAAAGTACATGGCACAGTTCTATCAGTATTTGGAAATGGGACTTCAGAACTTTGAAGAGTATCAGGTATGCGCCATTACGGTAGGCGTTGTGGGTGACCTGTGCAGGGCACTGGAGGACAAAATTTTGCCCTACTGTGACGGCATCATGACCCAGCTACTGAAGGATCTATCCAGCAATCAGCTGCACAGATCTGTAAAACCACCTATATTCTCATGCTTTGGTGATATTGCACTTGCAATTGGGGAGAACTTTGAGAAGTATTTGATCTATGCCATGCCCATGCTACAAAGTGCAGCAGATCTATCAGCGCATGCAAATGCAGCTGATGATGAAATGCTCGACTACACCAATCAATTAAGGAATGGCATCTTGGAGGCCTACTCTGGTATTCTTCAAGGATTCAAGAGTTCGCCTAAGACACAATTACTGATGCCGTATGCTCCACATATTCTTCAGTTCCTTGACGCTCTTTATAATGGCAAGGATAT GGATGATTCTGTGATGAAGACTGCAATAGGTGTCTTGGGGGATCTGGCAGACACATTGGGTGTCCATGCTGGTCCTTTGATAAATCAGTCCACCTCAAGCAAGCAATTTTTGGATGAGTGCTTATCATCCGATGATCCATTGGTCAAAGAATCAGCTGACTGGGCAAGGATTGCAATCAGCCGTGCGGTTTCAGGTTGA
- the LOC124652863 gene encoding uncharacterized protein LOC124652863 yields MDASQLQAFSRATLLGLVLASMVTLVPHGFSCLRSLLSLSLPSAASAIVTPKQCLFIFSNIIVVFLARESKLLSQNGARSSLDDEIDSVVRELAVFEPSIKENHAGAEETVGEERGVDEAAVLMSTQQLDQCEKTSTTLGVKEMPGEEGEEEASELPADELNRRVEDFIARFNMERQLEERTMVVCF; encoded by the coding sequence ATGGACGCAAGCCAGCTCCAGGCCTTCTCCAGAGCCACTCTTCTCGGCCTGGTCCTCGCCTCCATGGTGACCTTGGTGCCGCACGGCTTCTCCTGCCTCAGGAGCCTCCTCTCCTTGTCGCTCCCTTCCGCCGCTTCGGCGATCGTCACGCCGAAGCAGTGTCTCTTCATCTTCTCcaacatcatcgtcgtcttcctcgccAGGGAGTCGAAGCTACTCTCGCAGAACGGTGCTCGATCCTCCCTGGATGACGAAATAGATTCCGTGGTGCGCGAGCTTGCGGTTTTCGAACCGTCGATCAAAGAGAACCATGCCGGTGCAGAAGAGACCGTGGGAGAAGAACGAGGAGTTGACGAAGCAGCTGTACTCATGAGCACGCAGCAGCTGGATCAGTGTGAAAAAACATCGACTACTTTGGGTGTGAAGGAGATGCCAGGAGAAGAGGGTGAAGAGGAGGCGTCGGAGCTGCCTGCTGACGAGCTGAACAGGAGAGTCGAAGACTTCATCGCCAGGTTCAACATGGAGAGGCAGCTCGAGGAGAGGACGATGGTCGTGTGCTTCTAG